From the genome of Opisthocomus hoazin isolate bOpiHoa1 chromosome 8, bOpiHoa1.hap1, whole genome shotgun sequence, one region includes:
- the RIC8B gene encoding chaperone Ric-8B isoform X1, giving the protein MELGAALEAVEGRGGAEAVERVLARYSEENQAIFRFDPADEEKRKKLCEGILNILEKDTKTSCQVACLEALRILSRDKKVLVPVTTKRNMQILMRLAKLDTVEDPLERVSEFPVIVEALKCLCNIIFNSAVAQKLSLELNLAAMLCNLLEKCKDQEFVDDIKCFDLRLLFLLSLLHTDIRSQLRQELEGVQVLTRALESSLSVRWTEEYKAAADHDRPPLSLQETDCAIEALKALFNVTLDSWNVHSENESHQFRYMAAILRHCLLTTGPTEDKTEELHSNAINLLSNVPVSCLDVLISPSSQEETDIKYNGMNMGAIQILLDFMEKRIDKGSSYREGLTPVLSLLTECCRTHRNIRKFIKARVLPPLRDVSNRPEVGTTVRNKLVRLMTHVDLGVKQIAAEFLFVLCKERVDSLLKYTGYGNAAGLLAARGLLAGGRGDHWYSDDEDTDTEEYKSAKPNINLITGHLEEPMPNPMDEMTEEQKEYEAMKLVNMFDKLSRDELIKPMGVRPDGTMAPLEEAVSQYHTNKQDSSDSD; this is encoded by the exons AATCAGGCCATTTTCAGATTTGATCCAGCAGAcgaagagaaaagaaag AAACTCTGTGAGGGAATTCTAAACATCCTTGAAAAAGACACAAAAACTTCATGTCAAGTCGCCTGCCTGGAGGCCCTGCGGATTCTCTCCAGGGACAAGAAGGTTTTAGTGCCTGTAACCACGAAGAGGAACATGCAGATCCTTATGAGGCTAGCAAAGCTGGACACTGTAGAAGATCCTCTGGAGAGGGTGTCTGAATTTCCTGTTATAGTAGAAGCTTTAAAATGCCTCTGTAACATAATTTTTAACAGTGCTGTTGCACAGAAGCTCAGTTTGGAACTGAATCTTGCAGCTATGCTCTGCAATCTTCTGGAAAAATGCAAGGACCAAGAGTTCGTTGATGACATTAAATGCTTTGATTTGCGTCTCCTCTTCCTCTTGTCGCTTCTGCACACAGATATTAGATCGCAGTTGCGTCAGGAACTAGAAGGGGTGCAAGTTTTGACTCGGGCTCTGGAAAGTTCCCTGAGTGTAAGATGGACGGAAGAATATAAAGCAGCGGCAGATCATGACAGGCCTCCTTTATCTTTGCAAGAGACAGATTGTGCCATTGAGGCACTAAAGGCTCTTTTTAATGTAACACTTGACAGTTGGAATGTCCACAGTGAG aatGAATCTCATCAATTTCGTTACATGGCTGCCATCCTTCGACACTGCTTATTAACCACGGGCCCTACTGAAGACAAAACTGAAGAGTTGCACAG caATGCAATCAACCTCTTAAGCAATGTTCCCGTTTCTTGCTTGGATGTCCTTATTAGTCCATCATCCCAAGAGGAAACAGATATAAAATACAATGGTATGAATATGGGAGCAATTCAGATTTTACTGGATTTCATGGAGAAGAGAATAGACAAG ggAAGCAGCTATAGAGAAGGTCTGACTCCAGTTCTCAGTTTATTAACTGAATGCTGCCGAACTCATAGGAATATCAGGAAGTTTATCAAAGCTCGG GTATTGCCTCCATTAAGAGATGTATCGAATCGTCCAGAAGTTGGCACAACAGTAAGAAACAAGCTTGTGCGCCTTATGACACACGTTGACCTGGGAGTAAAGCAAATTGCAGCagaatttctttttgttctttgtaaagAGAGag TTGACAGCTTGTTAAAATATACAGGCTATGGTAACGCAGCAGGATTGCTGGCAGCAAGGGGCCTGttagcaggaggaagaggagatcaTTGGTACTCGGATGATGAAGATACAGATACAGAAGAATACAAATCTGCAAAGCCAAA CATTAACCTTATCACCGGTCACTTAGAAGAACCAATGCCCAATCCGATGGATGAAATGACAGAGGAACAAAAAGAATATGAAGCTATGAAGCTTGTCAACATGTTTGATAAACTTTCCAG AGATGAGCTTATAAAACCAATGGGAGTGCGGCCGGATGGTACAATGGCTCCTTTGGAAGAAGCAGTCAGCCAGTACCATACCAACAAGCAAGACAGTTCAGATTCAGACTAA
- the RIC8B gene encoding chaperone Ric-8B isoform X2, whose amino-acid sequence MQILMRLAKLDTVEDPLERVSEFPVIVEALKCLCNIIFNSAVAQKLSLELNLAAMLCNLLEKCKDQEFVDDIKCFDLRLLFLLSLLHTDIRSQLRQELEGVQVLTRALESSLSVRWTEEYKAAADHDRPPLSLQETDCAIEALKALFNVTLDSWNVHSENESHQFRYMAAILRHCLLTTGPTEDKTEELHSNAINLLSNVPVSCLDVLISPSSQEETDIKYNGMNMGAIQILLDFMEKRIDKGSSYREGLTPVLSLLTECCRTHRNIRKFIKARVLPPLRDVSNRPEVGTTVRNKLVRLMTHVDLGVKQIAAEFLFVLCKERVDSLLKYTGYGNAAGLLAARGLLAGGRGDHWYSDDEDTDTEEYKSAKPNINLITGHLEEPMPNPMDEMTEEQKEYEAMKLVNMFDKLSRDELIKPMGVRPDGTMAPLEEAVSQYHTNKQDSSDSD is encoded by the exons ATGCAGATCCTTATGAGGCTAGCAAAGCTGGACACTGTAGAAGATCCTCTGGAGAGGGTGTCTGAATTTCCTGTTATAGTAGAAGCTTTAAAATGCCTCTGTAACATAATTTTTAACAGTGCTGTTGCACAGAAGCTCAGTTTGGAACTGAATCTTGCAGCTATGCTCTGCAATCTTCTGGAAAAATGCAAGGACCAAGAGTTCGTTGATGACATTAAATGCTTTGATTTGCGTCTCCTCTTCCTCTTGTCGCTTCTGCACACAGATATTAGATCGCAGTTGCGTCAGGAACTAGAAGGGGTGCAAGTTTTGACTCGGGCTCTGGAAAGTTCCCTGAGTGTAAGATGGACGGAAGAATATAAAGCAGCGGCAGATCATGACAGGCCTCCTTTATCTTTGCAAGAGACAGATTGTGCCATTGAGGCACTAAAGGCTCTTTTTAATGTAACACTTGACAGTTGGAATGTCCACAGTGAG aatGAATCTCATCAATTTCGTTACATGGCTGCCATCCTTCGACACTGCTTATTAACCACGGGCCCTACTGAAGACAAAACTGAAGAGTTGCACAG caATGCAATCAACCTCTTAAGCAATGTTCCCGTTTCTTGCTTGGATGTCCTTATTAGTCCATCATCCCAAGAGGAAACAGATATAAAATACAATGGTATGAATATGGGAGCAATTCAGATTTTACTGGATTTCATGGAGAAGAGAATAGACAAG ggAAGCAGCTATAGAGAAGGTCTGACTCCAGTTCTCAGTTTATTAACTGAATGCTGCCGAACTCATAGGAATATCAGGAAGTTTATCAAAGCTCGG GTATTGCCTCCATTAAGAGATGTATCGAATCGTCCAGAAGTTGGCACAACAGTAAGAAACAAGCTTGTGCGCCTTATGACACACGTTGACCTGGGAGTAAAGCAAATTGCAGCagaatttctttttgttctttgtaaagAGAGag TTGACAGCTTGTTAAAATATACAGGCTATGGTAACGCAGCAGGATTGCTGGCAGCAAGGGGCCTGttagcaggaggaagaggagatcaTTGGTACTCGGATGATGAAGATACAGATACAGAAGAATACAAATCTGCAAAGCCAAA CATTAACCTTATCACCGGTCACTTAGAAGAACCAATGCCCAATCCGATGGATGAAATGACAGAGGAACAAAAAGAATATGAAGCTATGAAGCTTGTCAACATGTTTGATAAACTTTCCAG AGATGAGCTTATAAAACCAATGGGAGTGCGGCCGGATGGTACAATGGCTCCTTTGGAAGAAGCAGTCAGCCAGTACCATACCAACAAGCAAGACAGTTCAGATTCAGACTAA